The sequence below is a genomic window from Bosea sp. F3-2.
TCTCTGGTGTCAGGCGATGAGGGGAGGTGGTGGTGACGAGGACATTGTCGCCGCGCAGCCGGTCATGTCCGGCCACCCAGATCAGGTCCGCGGTGCCGGGGCCGGTGAGCGGGTCCTTGAGGAAGACGGTATAGGTCGCGCCGTTCGAAACTTTCTTGAGCGTCCGCAGATAGGCGACGGCACGCCGCCCCGAGGCGATCGCGATCTCCGGGAAGGGCGGGCTGAGGGGGCTCCCAGGCCGGTCTGGCGCCTCGCGTGGATCGATCGGGCCGCGCGGCATCAGCCAAGTCCATAGCCGGCGTGGCTTCACCCGGCGGATTTCCGGAACGACGCCCAGCCGTTCGGCCACGCCGAGGCACTGCAATTCGTCGCCGGCCTTGCCGTCGCTCAGGACCCAGACGGTCGGCGTCGGATTTTCGTGCATGGCTGTCTGCGTCTGCGGCATGCGCCTTGTATCGCCCGTCACTGCCGTCTACACCAGCGCGGCTCTTCTTCGAGGATATTTTTGCCTTTTGGGGATATTCGTGCGTCCGAAACTCGACGATATCGACCTGCGCATCCTGCGCGAGCTCCAGGCCGATGGGCGCATGACCAATGTCGAGCTCGCCAGCCGCGTCGGCATCTCGCCACCGCCCTGCCTGCGCCGCGTCCGGGCATTGGAGGAAGCCGGGCTGATCCGCGGCTACCACGCCGATCTCGACGAGCGAAAGCTGGGCTATGAGGTGGTCTGCTTCGCCTTCGTGCATCTGGCGAGCCAGGCCGAAGCCGATCTCGCGGCCTTCCAGGGCCGCATCCGCGAATGGGCCACGGTGCGCGAATGCTGGACGCTCTCGGGTGACATCGACTTCGCGCTGAAATGCGTGGCGCCGGACCTGAAGGCCTTTCAGGACTTCGTGTCGGAACTCACGGCCATGCCGAATGTCCGCAACGTCCGTACCGCGCTCGCCCTCGACCGGGTCAAGGACGAGCCGATCG
It includes:
- a CDS encoding Lrp/AsnC family transcriptional regulator, producing MRPKLDDIDLRILRELQADGRMTNVELASRVGISPPPCLRRVRALEEAGLIRGYHADLDERKLGYEVVCFAFVHLASQAEADLAAFQGRIREWATVRECWTLSGDIDFALKCVAPDLKAFQDFVSELTAMPNVRNVRTALALDRVKDEPIVPFG